The nucleotide sequence TTTAACGCCGCTGATCGATGTGGTTTTTTTACTGTTGATCTTCTTCATGGTGTCATCCAGCTTTTTGGAAGCCAGCGCGATTGAGGTGCGGTTGCCCGAGGCGGCGGGCAAAGCGCCCGATAACCACCCGGATGATTTGGTGGTTTACGTCAAAGCTGACGGCAGTTACCGGATTGGTGAAAGCGGCCCGGCATTAACCGGACGCTCGCAATTGGGCGCGGCATTGGAGCGTGCTCGCCAAGGTCAAACTACCTTGGTGGTGGCGGCTGACGGGCGTAGCCCTCACCAAGCGGTCATTACACTACTGGATTTATCGAGCCAAATCGGCGTAAATAGCCTGCGATTCAAAGCACAGGAACCCCAGTAGGGTCAGTGAAACAAACCGATTGGCAACTTTATAAGCGCCTGCTGGCGCGCGCGCTGCAACGCCCATTTATTTTTGGCTTAGGCATCTTTGGATTCGTCATTTATGCCGCGTCAGGGGCTGCTCTGGCCGACGTAATGCGAATTTTGGTTGATGCCGTCGAGGCTCAAGACCCGGTCGAACGTATTCGGCTGCCGCTGATGATGGTGCTGATTTTCTTTGTGCGCGGCTGCGGCACGTTCTTGGGTACCTACTTTTTGGAAGTGGTCGCGCGCAATTTAATCCACGGCTTTCGTGTCGACTTGTTTAGCAAATACCTGCGTTTGCCGGTCCAATCACTGGATCAATCGGGCCAGGGCGCGCTGGTTAGCCGAATCACATTCAATGTCGATCAAGTCACCCAGGCGGCGACCACGGCGGTCACGGTGATGGTCCGAGAAGGATTTTTTGTCATCGGGCTGCTGGGCTACATGCTGTGGATTAACTGGCAGTTAACGCTGGTGTTTATCGCCGTGGCACCGCTGATCGGTGTCGTCGTCGGCGTTGCTGGGCGCGCGTTTCGCCGCCAAAGCGAGCGTATTCAATCGTCAATGGGCGACCTGACGCAACAGGTCGGTGAGGTGGTCGAAGGCTCGCGCGTGTTGCGTGTGTTTGGCGCCCAAGACATGGCGGTCGATAAGTTCGCCGACGCTAGCGATCACAACCGTATTCAAAACCTCAAACTGGCGGCGACCAAGGCATTCAGCGTGCCCTTTATTCAGCTGCTGGTGTCGGTGTCCTTGGCCGGACTGGTTTGGCTGGCGCTGGGCGAGAGCTTTTTAGGTTCGACCTCGACCGGCACCTTTGTGGCCTTTATCAGCGCCGCATCGATGATGGCCAAACCCTTGCGCCAGCTGAGCGAAATATCGGCGGTGTTGCAGCGTGGCTTGGCCGCCGCCGGCGATCTGTTTGAGCTGCTGGACCAGGACGACGAGCCGAATGCCGGTGTCGCTGTGCCGGGCGAGTTCTCGACCTTGGCGCTGCGTGGGGTGGGCTTTAGCTACCCCGGAGCCACGGGGCCGGCGCTGTCGGATATTGATTTGTGCCTGCGCCCAGGGCGGGTGGTGGCATTGGCCGGCCCATCTGGGTCAGGCAAGACCACGGTGGCGGCGCTGGTGTCGCGTTTTTACCCGGCAAGTACCGGCACCATCGAGTTGAACGGGCAAGACATCCAATCATTTGATCTGGCGGCCTACCGCCAGCAGCTGGCGTGGGTCGGCCAACAGGTGGTGGTGTTTGATGGCACCCTGCGTGAAAACCTGTGCTTGGGGTTGGACTTAAGCGATGACGAACTGTGGTCGGCACTGGAGCTTGCCCAGGCCAAGGCCTTTGCCGAGGGTTTACAGGGTGGTCTGGATGCCAAGTTGGGCAGTGATGGCACCCAACTCAGCGGCGGCCAGCGCCAACGCCTGGCCATCGCGCGGGCGTTATTGGTGCAAGCCCCGGTGCTGATACTGGACGAAGCTACTAGCGCTCTGGACAACCTGTCGGAACGGGCGTTTCAGGATGCCCTGCAAACTCTGGCGCGGGATCGCGCGGTGCTGGTGATCGCCCACCGCCTAAGCACGATCCGCGACGCCGATGAAATCGTGGTCATGTCCGACGGCCGCATTGTCGAACGCGGCACCCACACCGATTTGATGAAGCAGGGTTCACTTTACGCCAACCTGCACCAGGCCGACCTCGGATGAATTGGGAGGCCCTGTGGTATGGCCAGCCGACCGTGTTGACGCGGTTATTGTGGCCACTGTCCAAACTGACCGAGGTGGTGTCCGTA is from Litorivicinus lipolyticus and encodes:
- a CDS encoding ExbD/TolR family protein, producing MKFSFDAPTADPGGPNLTPLIDVVFLLLIFFMVSSSFLEASAIEVRLPEAAGKAPDNHPDDLVVYVKADGSYRIGESGPALTGRSQLGAALERARQGQTTLVVAADGRSPHQAVITLLDLSSQIGVNSLRFKAQEPQ
- a CDS encoding ABC transporter ATP-binding protein, yielding MKQTDWQLYKRLLARALQRPFIFGLGIFGFVIYAASGAALADVMRILVDAVEAQDPVERIRLPLMMVLIFFVRGCGTFLGTYFLEVVARNLIHGFRVDLFSKYLRLPVQSLDQSGQGALVSRITFNVDQVTQAATTAVTVMVREGFFVIGLLGYMLWINWQLTLVFIAVAPLIGVVVGVAGRAFRRQSERIQSSMGDLTQQVGEVVEGSRVLRVFGAQDMAVDKFADASDHNRIQNLKLAATKAFSVPFIQLLVSVSLAGLVWLALGESFLGSTSTGTFVAFISAASMMAKPLRQLSEISAVLQRGLAAAGDLFELLDQDDEPNAGVAVPGEFSTLALRGVGFSYPGATGPALSDIDLCLRPGRVVALAGPSGSGKTTVAALVSRFYPASTGTIELNGQDIQSFDLAAYRQQLAWVGQQVVVFDGTLRENLCLGLDLSDDELWSALELAQAKAFAEGLQGGLDAKLGSDGTQLSGGQRQRLAIARALLVQAPVLILDEATSALDNLSERAFQDALQTLARDRAVLVIAHRLSTIRDADEIVVMSDGRIVERGTHTDLMKQGSLYANLHQADLG